Proteins encoded in a region of the Zea mays cultivar B73 chromosome 2, Zm-B73-REFERENCE-NAM-5.0, whole genome shotgun sequence genome:
- the LOC100279526 gene encoding F-box/kelch-repeat protein SKIP6 isoform X1, with translation MSAEPTSPPLSTAQVRGSLIPPLPDDLAVHCIALLPRAAHPSLALVSRAFHALLCRHPEPLLAARRTLRCSEPHVLLSLRPPSSASPIFFLLLPHPGWPPLPLPSPPVPVSSSASAATDGARLFLVGGSVSAVPSASVQILDPRARSWSAGPRLSSTREFAAAVAHSGALFVAGGCIPSSPFWAEALDLSTPNAKWRAVASPAHLREKWMHGCASLDGKVVVVADRGGLSYDPSAPPAEAWAPVSPVLDMGWKGRAAVVEGILYSYDYLGQVKGYDPYTDSWSTVEGLEGELPKFLCGATLADVGGLLYLVWEGKWKGKLKGKMEMRSMVVIEWASIQITRVQEGRLRGKVVSRDTVLFPDMPRGSTITHCIALEL, from the coding sequence ATGTCCGCCGAGCCCACCTCTCCGCCTCTATCGACGGCGCAGGTCCGCGGGAGCCTCATCCCGCCGCTTCCAGACGACTTGGCTGTCCACTGCATCGCTCTCTTGCCGCGCGCCGCGCACCCATCCCTGGCCCTCGTCTCCCGCGCTTTCCACGCCCTCCTGTGCCGCCACCCGGAGCCGCTCCTCGCCGCGCGCCGCACCCTCCGCTGCTCCGAACCCCACGTCCTCCTCTCCCTCCGCCCACCCTCCTCCGCGTCCCCTATCTTCTTCCTCCTGCTCCCGCACCCCGGGTGGCCCCCGCTCCCGCTTCCCTCCCCTCCCGTCCCCGTCTCGTCCTCCGCGTCGGCCGCCACCGACGGCGCCCGGCTCTTCCTCGTCGGCGGATCCGTATCCGCGGTCCCCTCTGCGTCCGTGCAGATCCTGGACCCCCGGGCCAGATCCTGGTCCGCCGGCCCGCGCCTGTCCTCTACGCGGGAGTTCGCCGCGGCCGTCGCGCACTCCGGGGCGCTGTTCGTCGCcggcggctgcatcccctcgtccCCTTTCTGGGCCGAGGCTCTCGACCTCTCCACTCCGAACGCCAAGTGGAGAGCCGTCGCCAGCCCGGCCCACCTCCGCGAGAAGTGGATGCACGGCTGCGCGTCGCTCGACGGGAAGGTCGTTGTGGTGGCGGACCGTGGCGGCTTGTCCTACGATCCTTCGGCGCCACCTGCGGAGGCGTGGGCACCGGTGTCGCCGGTGCTTGACATGGGATGGAAGGGCCGAGCTGCAGTGGTTGAGGGAATCCTCTACTCTTACGATTACCTGGGACAGGTCAAGGGGTATGATCCGTACACTGATTCTTGGAGCACAGTGGAGGGGTTGGAGGGGGAGCTACCTAAGTTCTTGTGCGGCGCCACACTTGCCGATGTTGGAGGATTGCTCTACTTGGTTTGGGAAGGAAAGTGGAAAGGGAAATTAAAAGGTAAGATGGAAATGAGGAGCATGGTAGTGATTGAATGGGCCAGCATTCAGATTACAAGGGTCCAAGAGGGACGGCTAAGAGGAAAGGTTGTCTCTAGGGACACTGTTCTGTTCCCGGATATGCCAAGAGGTTCAACGATCACACATTGCATTGCATTGGAGTTGTGA
- the LOC100194124 gene encoding uncharacterized LOC100194124: MAEKGALQSAREWVVDHKLRAVGTLWLSGIVGSIAYNWSRPGMKTSVKIIHARLHAQALTLAALAGSALVEYYDHQQGSGSKVHQYAKQFLSSDSNSGQQKE; the protein is encoded by the exons ATGGCGGAGAAGGGCGCGTTGCAGTCGGCGAGGGAGTGGGTGGTCGACCACAAGCTCCGGGCCGTCG GGACGCTGTGGCTCAGCGGCATCGTCGGCTCCATCGCCTACAACTGGTCCAGGCCGGGCATGAAGACCAGCGTCAAGATCATCCACGCCAG GCTGCATGCTCAGGCTCTCACGCTGGCTGCCTTGGCTGGGTCCGCGCTGGTGGAGTACTACGACCACCAGCAAGGGTCAGGATCGAAAGTTCACCAATATGCAAAGCAGTTCCTTTCATCTGATAGCAATAGCGGCCAACAAAAGGAGTAG
- the LOC100283364 gene encoding 60S ribosomal protein L22-2 — MARGVVSAKGGTAAGKKKGSVAFTIDCTKPVEDKIMEIASLEKFLQERIKVAGGKAGNLGESVIISREKTKVTVTCDGPFSKRYLKYLTKKYLKKHKVRDWLRVIAANKDHSVYELRYFNIAENEGEEED; from the exons ATGGCGAGAGGTGTGGTGTCAGCGAAGGGCGGCACGGCCGCGGGCAAGAAGAAGGGGTCGGTCGCCTTCACGATCGACTGCACCAAGCCCGTGGAGGACAAGATCATGGAGATCGCCTCGCTCGAGAAGTTCCTGCAGGAGCGCATCAAGGTCGCCGGCGGCAAGGCCGGCAACCTCGGCGAATCCGTCATCATCTCCCGCGAGAAGACCAAGGTCACCGTCACCTGCGACGGGCCCTTCTCCAAGAG GTATCTGAAGTACTTGACCAAGAAGTACTTGAAGAAGCACAAGGTGCGAGATTGGCTCCGTGTGATTGCAGCCAACAAGGACCACAGCGTCTATGAGCTGCGGTACTTCAACATTGCTGAGAACGAGGGCGAGGAAGAAGATTAG
- the LOC103647935 gene encoding pentatricopeptide repeat-containing protein At3g18020, giving the protein MRAASPPLPSLHHHDPDHLLRLVDDLCASGRSAEAHRRASLLLLSPASRLHARAADALLIRLLRARTPLLTLRLLQALPAAATAPAPSLPNRNRLLAHLCRAGHVLLAHRFLLRMGAAPDALSYAALLDGYARAPDARAVQRLLDEMPARGVPPTSLARTFLAKALLRARDVGAAMDVVDTALWPSAAGGDRLREDQEVTSAAFANLVQCLCAEGFFHVLFRVAEEMPQRRCGVGDDFAYAQMIDSLCQAGQHHGASRIVYIMRKRGICPSAVSYNCIVHGLCTMPKPGACLRAHQLVMEGTSFGYRPREVTYKVLVDELCRENELAKAKDVLELMLQPTVQCGQDSGGDAGEETRTRIYNVFLGALRVVDNPSEQLGVLVSMLQAGCKPDVITMNTVIHGFCKSRRTQEARRIMDDMLSGKFCAPDVVTFTTLISGYLGAGDHAQALDVLRSLMPRRRCSPTVVTYNCVLKGLFGVGQVDTAMQVLEEMSANKVAADPVTHTVVIKGLCDAGLLEKAKEFWDNVVWPSGIHDDYVYSAVFRGLCKQMKLEQACDFLYELVDCGVAPSVVCYNILIDAACKQGSNKLAYQLVKEMKRNGLAPDAITWRILSKLHHYDEEEREGNQHQMFDVDRISTEGREERLVLTKDKMPLLPSSENFHGVNEDDNAAETEEEIDYLPDMASKSEAEEVGCSTKMTVEEAPDNTKQTKEQGNCLRDNPTRGTTIDKADITWGDGLKNSDNQPSVKEPLSTVVRKVFGLL; this is encoded by the coding sequence ATGCGTGCCGCGAGCCCTCCGCTGCCGTCCCTGCACCACCATGACCCGGACCACCTGCTCCGCCTAGTGGACGATCTCTGCGCGTCGGGCCGCTCCGCGGAGGCGCACCGGCGCGCGTCCCTGCTCCTCCTCTCCCCGGCGAGCCGTCTCCACGCGCGTGCCGCCGATGCGCTCCTGATCCGCCTCCTGCGCGCCCGCACGCCGCTCCTCACGCTCCGCCTCCTCCAGGCGCTCCCCGCCGCCGCGACCGCGCCCGCGCCCTCCCTCCCCAACCGCAACCGCCTGCTCGCGCACCTCTGCCGCGCGGGGCACGTGCTCCTGGCGCACCGCTTCCTCCTCCGCATGGGCGCGGCTCCGGACGCCTTGTCCTACGCCGCGCTCCTCGACGGGTACGCGCGGGCGCCCGACGCTCGCGCCGTGCAGAGGCTGCTCGACGAAATGCCCGCCCGCGGGGTGCCGCCCACCTCCCTCGCGCGCACGTTCCTTGCCAAGGCGCTCCTCCGCGCCCGCGACGTCGGCGCGGCGATGGATGTCGTCGACACAGCCCTCTGGCCCAGCGCGGCGGGCGGCGATCGGCTCCGTGAGGACCAGGAGGTCACCAGCGCGGCGTTCGCCAACCTCGTGCAGTGCCTCTGTGCCGAGGGGTTCTTCCACGTTCTGTTCCGGGTCGCCGAGGAGATGCCGCAGCGGCGGTGCGGCGTGGGCGACGACTTCGCGTACGCGCAGATGATCGACTCGCTGTGCCAGGCCGGGCAGCACCACGGCGCGTCCAGGATCGTCTACATCATGAGGAAGAGAGGGATATGCCCGAGCGCCGTCTCCTACAACTGCATTGTTCACGGGCTGTGCACCATGCCCAAGCCTGGCGCATGCCTAAGAGCGCACCAGCTGGTGATGGAAGGCACGAGTTTTGGATACCGCCCGAGGGAGGTGACGTACAAGGTGCTCGTGGACGAGCTGTGCCGTGAGAATGAGCTCGCCAAGGCCAAGGATGTCCTGGAGCTGATGCTGCAGCCCACCGTCCAGTGTGGCCAGGACAGTGGTGGAGATGCGGGTGAGGAGACCAGGACAAGGATATACAATGTGTTTCTTGGGGCACTGCGTGTTGTGGACAACCCGAGCGAGCAGCTTGGTGTGCTTGTTTCTATGCTGCAGGCTGGATGCAAGCCGGATGTGATCACCATGAACACTGTCATCCATGGCTTCTGCAAGTCCAGGAGGACCCAGGAGGCAAGGAGGATCATGGACGACATGCTCAGCGGGAAGTTCTGTGCTCCTGATGTTGTCACCTTTACCACACTCATATCTGGATACCTGGGTGCAGGTGATCATGCACAAGCCCTTGATGTACTGCGCTCTTTGATGCCTAGGCGTCGGTGCTCTCCAACTGTCGTTACTTACAACTGTGTCCTCAAGGGATTGTTTGGCGTTGGGCAAGTTGATACAGCAATGCAGGTGCTTGAGGAAATGAGTGCCAATAAGGTTGCTGCTGATCCTGTGACTCATACTGTGGTGATCAAAGGGCTCTGCGATGCAGGGCTGCTCGAGAAGGCGAAGGAATTTTGGGACAATGTCGTCTGGCCGTCAGGGATACATGATGATTATGTGTACAGTGCTGTCTTCAGAGGTCTCTGCAAACAGATGAAACTGGAACAGGCATGTGATTTCTTGTACGAGTTGGTTGATTGCGGGGTTGCTCCCAGTGTAGTGTGCTACAACATACTCATAGACGCTGCCTGCAAACAGGGATCGAATAAGTTAGCATATCAGCTAGTTAAGGAGATGAAAAGAAACGGGCTAGCACCAGATGCTATTACTTGGAGGATTCTTAGCAAACTGCATCACTATGACGAGGAAGAACGAGAGGGGAACCAGCATCAAATGTTTGATGTGGATCGAATTTCTACAGAAGGCAGAGAGGAGCGTCTTGTCTTGACTAAAGATAAGATGCCTTTGCTGCCGTCATCTGAAAATTTTCATGGAGTTAATGAGGATGATAACGCTGCTGAGACTGAGGAAGAGATTGACTATTTACCAGATATGGCTAGTAAATCTGAAGCCGAGGAGGTTGGATGCTCAACAAAAATGACAGTGGAGGAGGCACCAGATAATACTAAGCAAACCAAAGAACAGGGCAATTGTCTGagggataatccaacaaggggAACAACAATTGACAAAGCTGATATAACATGGGGAGATGGCCTTAAGAACTCGGATAATCAACCTTCAGTAAAAGAGCCACTCTCTACAGTGGTAAGAAAGGTGTTTGGGCTCCTGTAG